The sequence below is a genomic window from Actinomycetota bacterium.
CAGCACGGAGGAAGAATGGGGAGTGCATCGGGTCTGTCACGGCGGTCCGCGCAGATGCAATAAAGGCAGCGGCACAGCCGCGATGGTTGCTGTGGTCACGAACTGACCTTTGCCACAGTGCGGGCAGCACATGCGCTGATGCTGGTCGATGCGGCGCATGAAGGCTTCGACCGACTCCACCACGGCCGGATCTGGCGCGGGCGCATCCAGTGCCGCGCGCGCGGCTGCGAGGCGCGCCGCCTTGTGCGCCGGACCGATCAGCCCGTAGTGACGAATGCGCTTGAAGCCCTTGGGCAGCACGTGCAACAAGAAGCGCTCGATGAAGGTCTGTGCCGGCACACTGAGCGTGCGCCTGCGGTTACCGTGTGCCGAATCGCGCACGCGCACACTTACCGTGTCTGCGCCGATGTTGATGATGCGCTCGTTGGAGATCGCCACCCGATGCGTATAACGGCCCAGATAGTCGAGCACCTGCGCTGGACCGCCCAGCGGCTCTTTAGCATAGACCACCCAGTCATGCTGATGCACTCGGGCGAGCAAATCGCCCCAGGCATGCTCGGCGAGTTGCGCCTCATGGAGTTTCCCGTCTTGGCGCGCAGCCTTCAGCGCGGCGACGAACTTGCCGCGAAAGACTTTGGAGAGCGCCTTGACCGGAAATAGAAACCCGGGCTTGGCCGCGACCCACCGGCCCTCGATGCCCAGTGCCCCGCCGGCCATCAGCGCATGCGCATGTACATGGCGCGCGAGGTCCTGCTTCCACGTATGCAGCACGAGCGAGAAGGCGGGCGTGCCGCCGAGCCAGCGCGGGTTGGCCGCAAACTCGGTGAGCGTCGCCGAGACTGCGCCGAAGAGCATCTCGTAGAGCACCCGTGGACACTGCCCGATGAGTCCATTCAGATCGTGCGGCAGGGTGAATACCAGGTGGAAGTAGGGCACCGGCAACACCTCGCGCCGCCGCGCCGCAAGCCAGGCTTCCTTCGCTCGCGTCTGGCACTGTGGGCAATGGCGATTGCGGCAGGAGAAATAGACACGGCGCGTCGTGCCGCAGCTATCGCAAACGTCCACATGGCCACCCAGGGCGGCGGTTCGGCACGCGAGGATAGCGCGCCAGACCTTCGCCTTGGCAAACGACAAGGGATGGGCCGCGAGATAAGCCGGGCCGTGACGGCGCAGCACCTCGGCCAGGCCCACCCTGGGGGCGTTGCTACCCATGTCGATGCGCTCAGCGCGTCGGCGGGTCGAGCAGTTCCAGAGGAGACGTGGTGCCGGTCAGATGGCTGCGCGCCAGATGCACATAGCGCATCGTCGTGCCGATGTGGCCGTGGCCCAAGAGTCGCTGGACAGTCGGCAGGTCCACGCCGGCCTCGATCAGATGAGTGGCGAACGCGTGGCGCAAGCTATGAATGCCACCTTCAGGCGCGATGCCGACGGCGTCGCGCGCGGCGCAGTAGATCCGCTGCGCCGTTTTGACTTCGATCGGCGCGGTGCCCGAACGGTTGGGAAACAGCCATTGGCGCGGCCGCTGATCGCGCCAGTAGCGGCGCAGCGTGTCGAGCAGGCGCGGCGAGAGC
It includes:
- a CDS encoding IS91 family transposase, producing the protein MGSNAPRVGLAEVLRRHGPAYLAAHPLSFAKAKVWRAILACRTAALGGHVDVCDSCGTTRRVYFSCRNRHCPQCQTRAKEAWLAARRREVLPVPYFHLVFTLPHDLNGLIGQCPRVLYEMLFGAVSATLTEFAANPRWLGGTPAFSLVLHTWKQDLARHVHAHALMAGGALGIEGRWVAAKPGFLFPVKALSKVFRGKFVAALKAARQDGKLHEAQLAEHAWGDLLARVHQHDWVVYAKEPLGGPAQVLDYLGRYTHRVAISNERIINIGADTVSVRVRDSAHGNRRRTLSVPAQTFIERFLLHVLPKGFKRIRHYGLIGPAHKAARLAAARAALDAPAPDPAVVESVEAFMRRIDQHQRMCCPHCGKGQFVTTATIAAVPLPLLHLRGPP